In Lacerta agilis isolate rLacAgi1 chromosome 1, rLacAgi1.pri, whole genome shotgun sequence, the following proteins share a genomic window:
- the MAP3K2 gene encoding mitogen-activated protein kinase kinase kinase 2, with translation MDEQQALKSIMQDLAVLHKASRPPLPLQETGKAKSSSPKKQNDVRVKFEHRGEKRILQFPRPVKLEDIASKAKVAFGQSMNLHYSNNELVIPLATQDDLDKAVQLLDRSVHMKSLKILLVAHGNTQSNTEPLPSLEDLDNTVFRMAERKNRLSVIGYYSRDRSSPPPGYIPDELHQVARNGSFTSINSEGEFIPESMDQMLDPLSLSSPENSGSGSCPSLDSPLDRDNYPKSRMPRAQSYPDNHQEFSDYDLPIFEKFGKGGTYPRRYHISYHHQDYNDGRKTFPRARRTQGNSLRSPVSFSPTDHSLSTSSGSSVFTPEYEDGRMRRRGSDIDNPTLTVMDISPPSRSPRAPTNWRLGKLLGQGAFGRVYLCYDADTGRELAVKQVQFDPDSPETSKEVNALECEIQLLKNLLHERIVQYYGCLRDPPERTLSIFMEYMPGGSIKDQLKAYGALTENVTRKYTRQILEGVHYLHSNMIVHRDIKGANILRDSAGNVKLGDFGASKRLQTICLSGTGMKSATGTPYWMSPEVISGEGYGRKADIWSVGCTVVEMLTEKPPWAEFEAMAAIFKIATQPTNPQLPPHVSDHGRDFLKRIFIEAKLRPSADELLRHTFAHYH, from the exons aTGG ATGAGCAGCAAGCTTTGAAGTCAATCATGCAGGATTTGGCAGTCCTTCATAAGGCAAGTCGCCCTCCATTGCCTCTACAAGAAACAGGGAAAGCAAAATCATCTTCACCGAAAAAACAG AACGATGTCCGAGTCAAATTTGAACACCGAGGAGAGAAAAG AATTCTACAGTTTCCTAGACCTGTCAAGCTAGAAGATATTGCATCAAAAGCTAAAGTTGCATTTGGACAGTCAATGAATTTGCATTACAGCAATAATGAG CTGGTGATCCCATTAGCTACACAGGATGACCTAGACAAAGCGGTACAGCTTCTTGATCGAAGTGTTCATATGAAGAGCCTCAAGATATTGCTTGTTGCCCATGGAAACACACAG AGTAATACTGAGCCTCTACCATCACTGGAAGATTTGGATAATACAGTTTTCAGAATGGCTGAGAGGAAAAACAGGCTTTCTGTAATAG gtTATTATAGTCGCGACAGAAGCTCTCCCCCTCCAGGATACATTCCAGATGAGCTGCACCAGGTGGCCCGGAATGGTTCATTCACCAGTATAAACAGTGAGGGCGAGTTCATTCCAGAAAGCATGGATCAG ATGCTGGATCCGTTATCACTGAGCAGTCCTGAAAACTCTGGCTCAGGAAGCTGCCCTTCgcttgacagccctttagatag GGACAACTACCCCAAGTCCCGGATGCCAAGAGCCCAGAGCTATCCAGATAATCACCAAGAGTTTTCTG ATTATGATCTTCCTATATTTGAGAAGTTTGGCAAAGGTGGAACTTACCCCCGAAGGTATCATATTTCATACCACCATCAAGACTACAATGATG GCCGTAAAACTTTTCCACGAGCTAGAAGAACCCAAGGAAACAGCTTACGATCCCCAGTTAGCTTCAGCCCAACTGATCACTCATTGAGTACAAGCAGTGGGAGCAGTGTTTTCACTCCAGAATATGAAGATGGGCGGATGCGAAGAAGAGGAAGTGACATAGACAATCCTACTTTGACAGTCATGGATATCAGTCCGCCTAGCCGCT CCCCAAGAGCTCCAACTAATTGGAGACTAGGTAAACTCCTGGGGCAGGGTGCATTTGGCAGAGTTTATCTATGCTATGATGCAGATACAGGACGTGAGCTGGCTGTTAAGCAAGTTCAGTTTGATCCTGACAGCCCGGAGACCAGCAAG GAGGTAAATGCACTTGAATGTGagattcagcttctgaaaaaccttCTACATGAGAGAATTGTTCAGTATTATGGCTGCTTGAGGGATCCTCCCGAAAGAACACTCTCTATATTTATGGAATATATGCCTGGG GGCTCAATTAAAGATCAGTTGAAGGCATATGGCGCACTCACGGAGAATGTGACTCGGAAATATACCCGGCAGATTTTGGAAGGAGTTCATTATTTGCACAGTAACATGATTGTACATAGGGATATTAAAG GTGCAAATATTCTCAGAGACTCTGCAGGGAATGTTAAGCTGGGTGATTTTGGTGCCAGCAAGCGGCTTCAAACAATTTGCTTGTCTGGTACAGGTATGAAATCCGCCACAGGAACGCCATACTGGATGAGTCCAGAAGTCATTAGTGGAGAAGGGTATGGGAGGAAAGCAGATATCTG GAGTGTAGGCTGTACAGTGGTAGAAATGCTGACGGAGAAACCACCTTGGGCAGAGTTTGAAGCAATGGCTGCCATCTTTAAAATTGCCACACAGCCAACCAAtccccagctgccacctcatGTCTCGGACCATGGTCGGGATTTTCTGAAGCGAATATTTATTGAGGCCAAATTGCGACCATCCGCAGATGAACTGCTAAGACACACGTTTGCACATTATCACTGA